The Vanessa atalanta chromosome 2, ilVanAtal1.2, whole genome shotgun sequence DNA window CAAATAGATTGAAACGCGTCTTTCGGAATAAGTACAAAAGAGTTAAAATTATcgttatttgaagaaaaaaggTTTGAAGCTAGTGCGGCATACATAATAAACCAAACTTAAATATGTGGGAcaaaattgtttacattttcatCATAACAGTGGCTACGTATATTTTGAAACAGCTTTTTTCCGAAACTCCTAATAATGTAAAGTTTCAGTCCAAATTTCTCGTGTTTTACATTTGGACATCTATTATAGCTTTGTTACTGTTGCCATTTTTCGTATTCAACCCAAAAAATGTTAAGAATTCATTGTAAGTATAgtcgttaaaataattattgataatataaactaaattattttttaataaattaatagaaaaaatatgaaaaatctttatattattttgcagGTTTGGGgttcaaataattaaacatgtgACGAAACTTATAGAAGTTAAATGGCATTTAAGGAATGGTAAAGTCCTCGTTGAAGATAGAGGAGCTGTGATTGTATCAAACCATCAATCTTCTCTCGATATTTTGGGTATGTTAATccactaattataaaaaaaaaattatatgtgttttataatataactgatTGAAATTAAAGAATCCAGATAgggattaaatttatttaatcaatactaGATTTCATTAAACTTATCTAATTAATGATAAGATTttacttcataataatatttaaataataagataggAATGAAGGTTTAGATAAACTGATTgcttttgaaataagaacatttgaataatctatttctaataataagataatatctAATATTGTAACCAACCagcaacaataaaaatatttattaaatttaattaaaacatcacTAAAATAATCCTTGTATTACATAATGGATAACATGTACGAAAAAGAAAGaaaggaatatatataataaaatttataatataaagtaatgtgatataaaagaattatttaactgttttgattGAGTCAcagattaaacataatttttagtcAACTTCAACTAAGactgtgttttattaattaatactttattttattgtttattagattctatttgaaacaattattatttcaggcTTGTTCAACATATGGCATGTTGCCGTTAAAATTGCAGCGGTTGCAAGAAAGgagttattttatgttatgcCGTTCGGTTTATCTGCTTATCTAGCCGGTGTTGTTTTTATCGATAGAAATAATTCGAAAGATGCTTACAGGACTCTAAAGGCCACCTCGGAAGTTATGATCAAAAATAAGGTATGAACtgttatatataacttacttattgtcaaatttcataaaatacaatcattcaaaattatatttgcctAATAGAGGTTTGTTATTACTATACacaaacatacatgtatatgaataaaataccaaaatatgaaataaaatatgggTAGGACCCACATATGACCCAGCGCAATGGCACTCACAGAAAATTCTCTTCATTATCCACGTAATAAAATTGATGCAATTTTCACTACGTCCTAAGGTTATATACAGTCAATATTTTCTGTTAGAAGAAAAATCAACATGCTGCAAGAGACATACCAAGCACCTTAATTATAACTCGTCCCCGTAAGGGACTTTTTGTTTTAGGAAGAACTCTAATTatactgtaattttaaataattgtaaatactttattttttataaatttagattataaataaaatgctatatTGATTTTTTGGGTTCTGTAATGCACTCAAAAtcttcattgtttatttttttttttacatatcttgtatattaatagcgtaagccgatttttgtcccagtggtTATGGGACAATGGCTggatataaaaaatcggttatggtctcattttgaaaagCTGTAGCCATAGtgcataaaaataaagaggattcttgattgcaatttattggATTGTTATGATTTGACAAAGAATTTCTTTTTGAGAGCACAAAAAATGTTACAGGCCAGGCCTggtagagagcggcgctatgactgtataaaaaaaaacaaatgtaaatcgtGCGTTCAAACGTTgtcagtttacaattaaatgaaataaaaaaaaacctgtcataggcttcgaaatttgtaaaaatctattaaataaatgaaaagtcTCGCGTGCGAcgtacaaaattttttttttgttaaattacgaaaattaccgtaaccatacaaaaatgtattagaCCCATTAAGCCACTTGCCCACTCATCCTTAAACTAGAAATGCATCAATACAAAGTAATGATTATTGTCACTCCATTGGACTTATACTGACCTATTCCAAACCACTGGAAATAATGGCTTAAGAAGTTAAGAATCGATGTCggtgatttgaaaaaaaaaaaaatataactgagcaatgtaaacgattttatttaatttacaatacaagtatatatttgtttacagaCAAAACTCTGGCTATTTCCCGAAGGAACGAGGAACAAAGATTTCACAAAACTACTGCCCTTCAAAAAAGGCGCCTTTAACATCGCCGTGGCCGCGCAAGTACCCATCATCCCAGTCGTGATCTCAccgtactattttattaatagtaaaaaatatatatttaacaaaggtatgtttttgaattacattttgaaatgtatttttacagttttttgctaattaattttgccatcaaattaattataactcaaAAAAAGTTGCCTAGTTTCCACGTTGTTTAATAGGTATTATATTTCAgtataaatacgtataaaacgtcgtaaatcatatttgtatgttttgacaaataaatattatgaagaggTACGTTAAGTTAGTGGGTTAAGTCGAAAACGAGTAATCTGATTGGTAGCAGTAGAAAAGGcgatatagtatataattataatgtattttattttgtataagattGTCTGCCTTATGGGTCTAGCGGGTAGCTTAAATTCGTACTCGGGGTCGGACCAATTACAAGAACCAATTAAATTGTGTTATTCCGGAGTTTAGATGTTGGTTTACACTCTATGCCTCGGAAAACACTATGCCCTTGGTCTTGCATTTGAAATGTTTCCACCGGATTATGAAGGAGAATAAATGAAGGGGACCTGTGTTTTCGTACACAATTGGAACGAACGAACTATCGAAGGCCAATCAACCAGGAGgaaatcatcatcataattttatGAGATGTAGCTTGAATATATATCGTTGTCGATAGTTTTATGATTCCTACTTATTTgaatattgcttttaaaatacatacttctatatattgtttgataattttatcGGGACAATAATTGTGTTCTTCCGACctaataatacatacaataaaatttaacagaattcaaaattgcttataagcacttaataaagatttttttttctttgtccaCCTTGACCGAAAACGTTCGAGGAGTCCTTAgcctgtattataattaaaaaatttcagttatcattttaatttaattttaaaaaaaaataatttaatttaaaaaaaaacaattacaacaatgcattattctttataaagtcATAATAAGGTCGTATGATTATTTgagttatttatgtattccattattataatgtaaaacgaTGGgtgtattttactttttttttgttcttgaaTATAATTACGTGATATTCACGGTACAACAATCACGGATTCACGGATTCACGGATCAACCAACCGAAAAGGAcatcagaataataaaaatgtaatataatttttaatttcatttttaaatttaaattttcaatttaattttttttttttatatataaaacgcaAACTTAGAAACCAATGCCAATATTAAGCGTATCTGTAATTAACCTAATAGAGTTTTGAACATGTCCTGAAAGTGGGAGGGACCACTATTATATTTCGCTTCCAGTTCGAAGTTATATTTCTCCTTCTGATCAGATTCGTCACCACTATTTAACTCTCATGCTACTGTGTGCGTTATTGTTatttactcatatataattaggaAGAGAGGTGAATTTATATTAAGGTAGTATGGAAGTCTAAAATTGCAAAGAAGTCACTTAATAGTAGAACAATCACTTAACCTTACCTCACATATGAatgaattatgaatttatttttctacagCCTATTCCAGTGGAAAtgggaaaaaagataaacaaaccttagatttacgttttctttgcaatttgctaataacgCAGCTACCTTGTGCACtactaacaatttattattaatatatctatatttataatacatcattGCATTTAACtgcttatttccactttaattttacttccaaaattccgataacagtttcgtcagagttcaaaatgacattttttcgcaaatccatagtaaatatcatagaGTAATCAAGAATTCGGCCAATGATATCGAgttaatttgctgtcaaatgttgtttatttggcttttttcctgttatggttggaaaaaagtatacatactcatcttcaatatttataataagtttcttcttttctttcttATATACTAATGTACAAGGTTGAGAACCTCCTagaatgttataaaaaactGTAGTAGAATTCCTCGCTGTATAAATAAGAGCAGTTCTATGTgcaagaaatttataaaaaccaatAGTAGCAaaccataataaaataagaaagtaaaaaagaaatatccaTATTCTTCTACTAAAATACATTGTAAGCTATATTTGTATGTGATAATGAGccataataactaataattattattaataaatttaacttcaatTAACGAAATACCACAAAAACCTTACTTTTTTTGTGTGTGttgttaagttaaattatttatataatcatttgtGTTTTGCATATATACAAGTATTTAAtggaaattcattatttttacttataattagtAGTTCTAGTaatgtaattaaagtaaaaacagtAGCATTGTTTTCAATTCCAGGTCACGCAATCATACAGTGTCTAGAGCCGGTGCCGACAGAAGGTTTGACAATGGAAGACGTACCCGAACTTAAGGATCGCGTTCAAGAGATCATGGAGCGCGCTTACAAGGAACTGTCGAAGGAAGTCTTGAGCGCTTTGCCACCCAACTACCCACTAGCTACTCAGGACTGAATGAGGCGGTATTAAAATTCGCTACTTATGTCTAATAATAACCAGTAATAACCAGTCAAAACTAGTGTGAAATAATCCAgtagatcattattataaatatcagagAAATGCTATTTATATAGAATTCATAGTACACTCTTtcgttatttgtaatatttaaattttaatgtaattttgaatCAAACATATTATCGGATATATACTGCATTTTTaagattgtaaataaaaacgctGAAtactaattttctttatttgcaTTGAATGACAATGTAacataacatttgttttaatcatCGATATAAAAACATTCTCACCGATtcccatattatatttttgtattaaaaaaaaaagtatatattaaaaatgtgatttatttttcaagggataaatgtattatttaatgtttaacagtaacataaataaattaggaattttaattattcgaaGTGTAGCTCATGTATTaagggtttttttaatatttcagttaTCAGAAGTACTTTGATAGTATTCAATTATATGTTCTATTGTGTAgctattattattcattgaaataactagtttataagttttaattttatgcttattttcattgtaaaatttttaacgtGTATTCCTTTAGTGTCAAGTGAAAAAGCAAAAACTAAGAtacatgacattttttttttaatttattttaacttgacTTATTCATACATTCAAGctacaaatatgtaataataatgactcaaacaaacaaatattgctACGAAAAGATTTCTGTTTGATTATAACTTATTATCCAACTACTAAAAAGGATAATCATATACCTATATTctcatatttatgaaaaaaaagcttccattgtatgtattgtaatatatagtAGAATtcgaaatgtatgtaaaatagtaTCATTTTCGTCACTTATTGACCACATATGAAGTATAGTTTCATATATAATgcaaataactatataaattttaataaaaaatcatacagAAATATATAGGCATTTGGTGTTAAAATGTAGCAAtactttttaagtttaaaacaaTGTATGTTGTGTAACACTGAACAATGAATCATGAATTTAACGGACGCTTCAAACGTGTATGTTTTGTATTCCATTCCAGATAATACTTTTGCATATACTTAAAATTCTTCTTGAGAGCCACGCAGATCTCAACTTAATTACATAATGCATTTAAAACGGGAAATTGCAATGTCTGTGGCAATTTATAGCTGAATGAAACTTATATATTGTGGTTAGTAGAGTCTAtagacttaaaatattttttaagtttagtttttaCGCAGGTAgacttaattgtttttttttttaagaaatggaATACATCCATATTTTCCTTCtgcatttaaaaattgttaaaatatttttttctattaatatcttatatatctgAACAGATAGCTATAGGACATGATGTAACTGGcatttactttacttaatattCTAACTTGATATTGTAAAGtgttaccattaaaaaaaaaatgacattcgTAGTTCAATCAGCTTAAAAATCGTAGCCATACATTTTATCTTTAACCAAAAATAAGTGACGGGTTGTTTGTGAGtgaaaaagaaaatctttttatgaatttaatctCACGATTTCCATCTAGAGAGTCGTAGGTTAAGCAACAAAAGTTTCCAATCGTGAGTTGATTTTAAACAGAACgattgttgaatttaaattatgttacatcATTTGTTAATGATTTGACGATGCTTTATCagtattttaaaagtgaattaaGGCTGTGTGATTGGAAATCCTAATGAGTAACGAGGTGAAAACTTATAtgcttttgtatatattttaaaacatttttacctaaaaacaaattccttttttattgttattttaattaacatgtaacttattttctatttatgtatctataaaatattttttgatattaaatagatGCATGTTATTCTActatacaacaaaattaataaaacattatttttttactgtctaatgttttataagatatttgtatggagtatataactttttttacttgATTATCTTTTCtatcttattattaatctttatagcATTTTTAGACATTTAGAGCATAAGTAGAACACcatgtatagataaaaattattgtcattGTATATCATTTGAGtgctaaaaagaaaaatatttgtctgtAATACTCtttgtaataactttttaaaattagaaacataTTTGTATAACTTATCAATAtgatattatcttttataaattaaacgtttgtaaggaattttaaaaatctcaagaatataatatttttagatgtcCCTACACTTCTACAGTAGTATTTTTCAGATTGTATTCTTAGACTACGCATGCGCAATCTAGTCTGGgcaatattagttataaatacagaatattttagtttcgaaattatatttcttttacaccATATGTAGTCAAATCAGATCTAGTCCTAAAAAGTCCGGAGCCTGCCAAAAATgttcgaaataattttaacttaattttagtatattactCACGGTATCAGTGTTAACTTGAATGTATAGAGGCtgatatctattattttataaccaatTAACTATACGATCGCAATTCTTCTCTCAGTGAACTATATTACTATACTGTTAGTACATAAAAGCAAGTAAATTTTCGGATAATAcgctttatattattgatataatacgCTTTTAAGGGTCCTGCACGTTATATTATTAGTGTGTTGATCGCTTAGAATATGTGTGatcatttaattcaaataatgtaGAAATGCTTAATCAATTTATGTAATAGAATCGGCAAATCTTTTGTACACAATCTATAGAAAATTTGACGTGACTATGAAATAGTGCCATCTCTATCTGATGACTGAGGTTGAAAAGGATAGCAAGTGGAAATTGTGTACATCAGAATCGTCCCCAATGTACATCACATTTCATTGTATCGAAACTTGTATACTGTGTAAAAAAATGTCGtctattttttcatatattttaattgtatgtgaaatcataattaaaagtttatatatgaagacgttttttatttaagaaagaagtttttttttcataataaatttattgtaaattaattttactataatcaacaaataataaatatatttctaccaCGAACATTGATATTATCACAGCAccgtttttattgttacatagcTTCTACCTgaaacaaatatgaaatattattaaactttcaCGTGTAATCACAGaaattgataacaaaaaatGGTATTTCTTTTTCGACTTTTCGTTCAGACAATGGACATTCCAAAATGTTTTGCgttatactatatttacttttaacagTCAGACCATATTCACTTAACACTATCCTCAACAAACTTGgtcaaattattgtatttacaaataaatagttattggttatatcgaaaattttaattcaaaatgatgaaaatgatgtttaaataaaaatgtaatcgtaAATCACTATTGTAGCTTGTTTACAGTATTTGTCTTTTCAATGTGATCAGACAAGTaagttatattgataaaaataactaaaacagtaATTTAccggtaatttaaataaaatctcgaCTTGTTATATCAGACACCAATTGAGGTTAAAAGAGAATAACATAAACAATCTATGCAGTACGTATCTTATCCAGCTAAACAATAGTAACTTTATTGTGaaccttatttttaaaaatcttaataatacagCTCTGACTTCCTAGCTGGTATGAACCGTCCATAAGAAGTCAGTAAGCAAACGAACGAGTTTTcatgttctattatttttagtttacaatAGTTTTGTCTATGGCCTGACAATGGTAGAGCATATCTACGGTAGAGTCTCGGCGCTACGAACGGGAACGCGCGACGGTACAACGGGCCGAACGGTTATTCGTGCGAAGCGGTTtacaaaattgacaaaaataaaataaatatataaacttgttGTCTGACATTGCGTTGACATTGCTGAATAGTAATAGCTTTGCCATACaagaaattatatttggaaACTTTGCAGTCTTCAGCACAtgagtatattatttactagcaaCCCGCAACGGCTTCGTGCGATTGTAATGCTGTTTAAAATACCtccgtaaataagccattatttttcgtaaaaagtaaaggatcaAACATGGTTATGTTGGGTTACCCCTAAGAgacagacatataccatcgcggacctTATTGTAGaattttaaggtgtacaatacctgtagtacattattttgatctatctcgtagggatcagccagcgtttgcaatctaagcgcaaaaaaaatgtttttatttacgaaattacATTAGAGATCTCAAAAATTATCAgcgtttctttaatatattatgtatgtactatacatataatCCTCACTATTGAATCAcgccatctattaaaaaaacaaaatccgttgcgtagttttaagaTCTAATCATATATAGGGACaaacagcgggaagcgactttgttttatactatgtagtgacgTGTTTGGCAAATTTTTCGAATAGCTGGTCTAGGTTTTATTTTAGCAAGCCCTAGATATACGTAAAGTAAACCTTCATTGAAAATATAGCTAGCAACCGTTTGTAATAATTGCAATTAACAAAAGACAATCAAAAATTTGTGTAGATCTGCCGTAGACGTAATTTATCACGTTTCGCAGAAAATAAGACCACTAAGATTAACAACATATATGAACGtgtggatttatttttataaatggaatattaacatttaaacaaaaaacaacgtGCCATAAGATTGTTCAAAAAGCATTTAGTTGATTCTTTCAAAACTAATTAACTATATCGATGTTTTCGTTCTTATCTTCCTATGTAGGTTTTATGATCCTAAATGAGTCTGATACTTAAAGTTCGTAACACACTTAGCGTCCATTACTCAACAATAATCTCTTTCATTTTTACGTAAAAAgtaattacatattctaccacctacAGATTACAATATCAGATATGTTAAAATCTCATATAAATGAAGTTCGCTTTTGAGTAAATAAAGGGTGCTATAGAATATacctaatacaaaataaaacttatctttTTTCTATGAGGAATAACTAAGAAAATACATTGACTACactagtttaaaaatatctattaaaaaattaacctgACAATTAAAATCAACTGAAAACTAAGAACATAATAATTTCACGGACGATAGAACGgtaataaattgtttgaatGTTTTTCATTCATACCGTTGAACGTAGGTTCGTAGGTTAGGTACGTAGGTATTTAATTATCCGTACGACACTTtctttttgaaaagaaaatccaataaatttattttataagtaaaaccaTATggtagtataatattaatttataaaaaaatcgacatACTGTTAATCTCTCCCGTGGAGCCTCTGCTTTGTCTCCGCCGACGTCCGAGTGAATTCCTCTTGCATTTTGTTTTGCGTGGTTTCAACTAGTGCGTCTATGTCTTCCTTGTTTAGGCCTTCCGTCTCGATCAAAGGCAgaatcgttattattatttcacctACAATCAAAACAAACACGTAAATCAAAACGCATGCCatgtgtataatatacaaaattctgGAAGGTCAAAGGTATACAATTGTTATTCTATGAATTATCTTATCATG harbors:
- the LOC125072467 gene encoding 1-acyl-sn-glycerol-3-phosphate acyltransferase alpha-like yields the protein MWDKIVYIFIITVATYILKQLFSETPNNVKFQSKFLVFYIWTSIIALLLLPFFVFNPKNVKNSLFGVQIIKHVTKLIEVKWHLRNGKVLVEDRGAVIVSNHQSSLDILGLFNIWHVAVKIAAVARKELFYVMPFGLSAYLAGVVFIDRNNSKDAYRTLKATSEVMIKNKTKLWLFPEGTRNKDFTKLLPFKKGAFNIAVAAQVPIIPVVISPYYFINSKKYIFNKGHAIIQCLEPVPTEGLTMEDVPELKDRVQEIMERAYKELSKEVLSALPPNYPLATQD